Proteins encoded by one window of Nostoc sp. PCC 7120 = FACHB-418:
- a CDS encoding YciI family protein encodes MSKLFAVVVATVPEYYEYKKAHPEHDPDQLTWFREQQEKGTLLCCGPFFPHDGTGLWIIQAENLEAAQAIVNSSPRVRDGMLADSARVVEWQAHIGNERFES; translated from the coding sequence ATGTCTAAACTCTTCGCCGTTGTCGTAGCAACTGTTCCCGAATATTATGAGTATAAAAAAGCTCACCCAGAACATGATCCTGACCAATTGACTTGGTTTCGTGAGCAGCAAGAGAAAGGAACACTTCTGTGCTGTGGCCCGTTTTTTCCCCACGATGGAACTGGGCTGTGGATAATTCAGGCTGAGAATTTAGAAGCGGCTCAAGCCATTGTCAACAGTAGTCCCCGTGTACGGGATGGAATGTTAGCTGACTCTGCTAGAGTTGTGGAGTGGCAGGCTCACATTGGGAATGAACGTTTTGAAAGTTAA
- a CDS encoding DUF3598 family protein, translated as MNIQEQHWERLFGHLTTEDSAWYGIWTVYSPDQEIIKSSQGIRNLRANIDKTVITHINQFPMADGAVQEKQWKIEKETCNLTDGLLHPADASKRALSLSSGGASAWVPKKLESGSGFSVELFLKHEDGNTSIGSIYSENGNLEKILYLREHLGSYPQMTQGQQVNNLSGNWSGKKQSITPDLQISAQEEVQDLMLDPTQGKNKSFYLPESVIVSIPKQLKLGEAFDIVAGKLITENKYKRLTAKYSNLGDFVLLILEVFNRE; from the coding sequence ATGAATATACAAGAACAGCATTGGGAAAGATTATTTGGTCATCTAACTACTGAGGATAGTGCTTGGTACGGAATTTGGACTGTATATTCGCCAGACCAAGAAATAATCAAGTCTTCTCAAGGTATTCGGAATTTACGTGCAAACATTGATAAAACTGTAATTACGCATATTAATCAGTTCCCAATGGCAGATGGAGCAGTACAAGAAAAACAGTGGAAAATTGAAAAAGAAACTTGTAATTTAACTGATGGATTATTACATCCAGCCGATGCTTCTAAAAGAGCGCTTTCGTTAAGCAGTGGTGGCGCTAGTGCTTGGGTTCCGAAAAAGCTTGAATCAGGAAGCGGTTTTTCAGTTGAGTTATTTTTAAAGCATGAAGATGGAAATACTAGTATAGGTAGTATATATAGTGAAAATGGTAATTTAGAGAAGATTTTATACCTGCGTGAACATTTAGGTAGTTATCCGCAAATGACACAAGGTCAACAGGTAAATAATCTATCAGGAAATTGGAGCGGGAAAAAACAATCAATAACACCTGATTTGCAAATATCAGCACAAGAAGAAGTTCAAGATTTAATGTTAGACCCTACTCAGGGCAAGAACAAAAGTTTTTATTTGCCTGAAAGTGTAATTGTAAGTATCCCTAAACAGTTGAAGCTAGGAGAGGCATTTGATATAGTTGCAGGAAAGTTGATAACAGAAAATAAGTATAAAAGACTGACAGCTAAATATAGTAATCTTGGTGATTTTGTCTTATTGATCTTGGAAGTGTTTAATAGGGAGTAA